The following nucleotide sequence is from Chloracidobacterium validum.
GATGCCGGCCGCCTTCGACCGGAACTATGTCAAGCGACTTGATGGCACAAACGTCAAAACAGCCGCCAACAAGTATGAACTTGCCGAACAGCTCATCGCCGACATCGAAAACTTCAAGAAAAAAAACAAATGCACACGGCTGGTGATGATCTGGTGCGCTTCGACCGAGGTGTACCTGGCGCCGTCGCCAAAGCACCATGGCACGCTCAAGGCCTTTGAAGCCGCGATGAAGGCGAACCACAAAAGCATTGCTCCTTCGATGCTCTATGCCTACGCCGCCCTCACGTGTGGCGTTCCCTTTGCCAATGGCGCGCCCAACCTGACGGTGGACATTCCGGCGCTTATCGAGCTGGCCCAAAAGAACAACGTCCCGATTTGTGGCAAAGACTTCAAAACTGGGCAAACATTTATGAAAACGCTCATCGCGCCGGGGCTGAAGTCGCGCATGCTGGGTTTGCAGGGCTGGTACTCAACCAACATTCTTGGCAACCGGGATGGTGAAGTGCTGGATGACCCAGAGTCCTTCAAAACCAAGGAAGAATCGAAACTCTCCGTTCTCGAATACATCCTCCAACCGGAGCTATACCCAGAGCTGTACAAGGATTTTTCGCACGTCGTGCGCATCAACTATTACCCACCCCGCGGCGACAACAAGGAAGGCTGGGACAACATTGATATTGTCGGTTGGCTCGGCTACCCAATGCAAATCAAGATTAACTTCCTGTGTCGGGATTCGATTCTGGCGGCGCCCATTGTGCTGGACTTGGCGCTTTTCCTTGACTTGGCGCAGCGCGCCGGGATGCGCGGAATTCAAGAGTGGCTGAGCTTCTACTTCAAAAGCCCGATGGTCGCGCCACAGCTTTACCCGGAACACGACATTTTCATTCAGCTCATGAAGCTGAAGAACACGCTTCGCCATCTGCGGGGCGAAGACCTCATCACGCACCTGGGGTTGGAGTATTACGACTGACCACGGAGCAGGATTCAATGGCTTGTCCGGCATCCCTGGAAGTGACGCGGATTCCCTTTTTGTCGAGGCTGCGTCAGACACGGCCCTGGCCCTGGTGGATGGCTGCCGGTAGTGCTTTGCTCTTCGTCCTGGCCTTGCCGCCATTCAGGCTGTGGCCGCTGGCTTTTGTGGCGTTTGGGCTACTGCTCTGGACGATTACACGGGCTGAACGGATGACGACCGCGACGCTGCTTGGCTGGCTGGCCGGGACGCTGTTTTATTACGGGTCAAGTTGGTGGGCGACGCACTCGTTGATCGTCTATGGCAACATTCCGACACCTGTGGCGCATGGGTTGATCATCATTGCTGCCGGACTGGTGGCGCTGCCAACGGCAGTATTTGCCTGGGGCGTTCACCTGACGACGCGCCACGGCACCGGGCTGGGGTGGTGGTGTGTCCCAGCTTGGTGGTGTGTAAGCGAGTGGCTGCGCGGGGAGCTGTTTGCCTTTGGCTGGAATCCGCTGGCCAACGCCGTTGCCACCGAACCCTGGCTGGCGCGTACGGCGATGCTTGGCGGACATTACCTAGTTGGCACCCTGGTGGCTGCTTTTGCCACCGGTGTCATCTATGCCCTTCAACCGCGGCAGCCTTTCCGGCGGGCGGTCGGCGCGTTGGCCGTCGGTATGTCGGCAATCCTCGTGCCGGCCGTGGTGGCGCTGGGGTTCGTGTCACGGCCGGTTGAAACCACGCGCCTGACGGTCATCGCCGTGCAGCCCTGCGCGCCGCTGATGGCAACCGAAGCCGCGGCCTATCGTCAAGCTGAACGCCGCCAGATGCAGCTTGCTCTGGAAGGTCTGCGCCAAGCCCCCCCAGAAGCGCCGCGCTTGGTGGTTTTTCCCGAATCACAGATTGCGCTGGAGGCTGATCGGCCGGGCGCGGATGACCAGCTTCGACCGTTGCTGGAACAAGGCGCGCATGTCCTCACGAACGCGACGCGCCGGGTACGAGGAGGCTTTGCCAACGCCGCCTTGCTTTATGCGCCTGACGGTCGCGTTGTCGAATATCAAAAAACGCACCTGATGCCCTTTGGTGAGTACATCCCTTTCCATCGCTATGTTCCGGTCACGCTACCGACCCTGGCGATGGAAGCCGTGCCGGGCACGCAGGTCAGCGCCTTGCCGATGACAAACGACCTCCGGCTTGGTGTCAGTATCTGCTTTGAGTCCACGTTTCCGGGGCTCCATCGTCAGCTCCGTCAACAGGGCGCCACCCTGCTGGTCAATCTGGCCAACGACGGTTGGTTTGGCGATACGCCGGGCAGTGAACAGCACCTTCGGCATCTAGTCTATCGGGCAATCGAGACGGGGTGCCCGGTGGTTCGTGTGACAAACGATGGCGTCAGTGCGCTCCTCGACAGTGGTGGGCAAGTATGGGATAGCATGCCGCATAATCAGCCTGATGTGCGTATCTGGCAGGTCAGCCCAACTCTGCCATCCACGCCCTATGTGGTGATTGGCGACGCGGTGCCTTTTGTTTGCTTGGCTGTAGCGGTGGCCATAACGCTGTGGACACTCTGGACGCGAGTCCGGTTTTATACCGAAGCGATTACCGACCTCGTGGCCGGAGAGTAGGCCTCTCCACGCGCCGCGGATGTTCTGAAGCGTGGAGAGGACGCCGGCCACCGACCACGACGCTTGTTCAGGGGCGGCTCAAAAGCCGTTCTTTCCTGGTTTCGTGGGCTTGTTCGCCCCCGATGCCACAACCGGATGGTGTGCGCCGTGGGGCCGCGACCGGCAGCCATTGCGGTATGCGCTTTGGGTGGTACAGTTGACGCAGCCGATCCGGTGGCGAGCGCGTTGCTGCGTGATGGCGGCTGGAATGGCTTGGCGTCCACGAAAAGCATTTTGACCTGGAGCGCTGCGCTCCAATCCCCCTTGGAAGGAACCCCGGAACCCTATGGCGCGCGCCAAAATTGTCGCTACGATTGGACCAGCTTCTCGTCATCCAGACATTCTCCGAACCCTGCTGACATCCGGCGTCAACGTCGCGCGGATCAACATGTCGCATGGCACGCACGAGGGCCATGCTGAGGTTATCCACTCACTTCGCCAGTTGGCAGCGGAACTTCACCAGCCGTTGGCGATCTTGCTTGACCTGTGCGGACCTAAA
It contains:
- a CDS encoding inositol-3-phosphate synthase; this translates as MTEKNKTAVPSPAPIAEPKGKLGVLLVGLGAVSTTFIAGIEAVRAGKALPIGSLTQMASIRLGQRTENRNPRIKDFVPLATLDDLVFGAWDIFPDSAYEAALHAGVLDQTLIEDLKPFLSKIKPMPAAFDRNYVKRLDGTNVKTAANKYELAEQLIADIENFKKKNKCTRLVMIWCASTEVYLAPSPKHHGTLKAFEAAMKANHKSIAPSMLYAYAALTCGVPFANGAPNLTVDIPALIELAQKNNVPICGKDFKTGQTFMKTLIAPGLKSRMLGLQGWYSTNILGNRDGEVLDDPESFKTKEESKLSVLEYILQPELYPELYKDFSHVVRINYYPPRGDNKEGWDNIDIVGWLGYPMQIKINFLCRDSILAAPIVLDLALFLDLAQRAGMRGIQEWLSFYFKSPMVAPQLYPEHDIFIQLMKLKNTLRHLRGEDLITHLGLEYYD
- the lnt gene encoding apolipoprotein N-acyltransferase; the protein is MACPASLEVTRIPFLSRLRQTRPWPWWMAAGSALLFVLALPPFRLWPLAFVAFGLLLWTITRAERMTTATLLGWLAGTLFYYGSSWWATHSLIVYGNIPTPVAHGLIIIAAGLVALPTAVFAWGVHLTTRHGTGLGWWCVPAWWCVSEWLRGELFAFGWNPLANAVATEPWLARTAMLGGHYLVGTLVAAFATGVIYALQPRQPFRRAVGALAVGMSAILVPAVVALGFVSRPVETTRLTVIAVQPCAPLMATEAAAYRQAERRQMQLALEGLRQAPPEAPRLVVFPESQIALEADRPGADDQLRPLLEQGAHVLTNATRRVRGGFANAALLYAPDGRVVEYQKTHLMPFGEYIPFHRYVPVTLPTLAMEAVPGTQVSALPMTNDLRLGVSICFESTFPGLHRQLRQQGATLLVNLANDGWFGDTPGSEQHLRHLVYRAIETGCPVVRVTNDGVSALLDSGGQVWDSMPHNQPDVRIWQVSPTLPSTPYVVIGDAVPFVCLAVAVAITLWTLWTRVRFYTEAITDLVAGE